In the Natronobacterium texcoconense genome, one interval contains:
- a CDS encoding DUF7836 family putative zinc-binding protein — protein MDETTVQLLCPECAKDWQVSPGELPESTATFHCPNCHASRRTAEFMRTDRDLQTLKQLG, from the coding sequence GACAGTTCAATTGTTGTGTCCCGAATGTGCGAAAGACTGGCAAGTCTCCCCGGGCGAACTTCCGGAATCTACTGCCACGTTTCACTGTCCCAACTGTCACGCCTCTCGTCGGACCGCCGAATTCATGCGGACCGACCGCGATCTCCAGACGCTGAAACAACTCGGCTAA